The Lolium rigidum isolate FL_2022 chromosome 2, APGP_CSIRO_Lrig_0.1, whole genome shotgun sequence genomic interval TGATCTGTCCATGCCGCTCTCTAAAGAATTCTAGCACTAGaaacatactacctccatcccaaagcttaaggctattatttttcagaaagtcaagctatgtcaagtttgactaattttttaccaaaaatcattaacatgcaaaagtacaaaattaatatcattaaatagataatgaaatatattttcgtatggtgtctacaaatattatatttgttgattgattgttctaaaagtttggtcaaactttacttggtttgacttttcaaaaaaaaaaaaagccttaagctttgggatggagataGTATAAGTTAGCTGGGAGTTGGGAGGGAGCTTGGAGATGCTAGACAGTTACTTGCGTGTCATGATACTGTTTGACCAAAACTTATATCTGGTTTCATGCAACCCACTGGAAATGCATAAAGACAACAACAGAATGCTACAGAGAGTTCACTTCAAATAACTCAGAACTTGAGAGTAGTTAGCATAAAACTACCACAATTGCGGCGAAATTTACCATTTCATATCACTTCACATTCGCGCGACTGAAATCTACCACCCTAGGGTAAATTTTGCAGCAAATTGTGGTAGTTTTATGCTAAGTACTCTAAAGTTCTGTGTTATTTGAAGTGAACTCTCTGTTGCCTACAGCAAGTTTTTTGCAATTCACACAAATGGTCAATCACGGTGGGTGTGTTTTATGCTAAAACTTGCTGTATAGTGGTAGATTTCTGTCGCGCAAACATAAAGTGGTATGAAATGGTAAATTTCGCCGCAATTGTGGTAGTACCTAATAAGGCATTCACGAGAGGCAACACCAAAGGTTCCATAAGGAGCCAAATGTCCACAATGCAATTGTAATCTGAAAAAAGTAAGGTTGTCTCCTCAGTCAAGGTCAATGTATTGAAAATATTAGGATACAATCATACAAGGTTCATGTGTTGCTGTTTTAATTTAGGTTCAACTTGACCTAGGAAAAAGGAACCTAAGGTGTATGCACACACAAGAGTAGTCACATTGCAGATTCGTATTGCAGCAACCCATTAACAAACTTGTGCAAGCTAAGCTGCAACAGGTAACGGTCCAAAtggacgtacccagtgctgagagctcccgcactgtgcggggtctggggaaggtgttagtggcaagccttaccctcacgaagtgcaatgtgaggagaccgcgactcgaacctgggacctctcggtcacaggcggtgaggctctaccgctgcaccaggcccgcccttcCAGGTAACGGTCCAAATGGAACGTAAAATTATAGGAAGCTTGGGCAAGATGAGAATGCGGGACTATAATTTGATTTCACAAAGACTATTCCTTGGTAGAGGTACAAAATATGCAGGCTCCCCAATGTGGACAGGTTCAGGTTTGTACACGTGTAAGGACAGGATCAGGTCAGACATCAGCAGTTCTAAATCCATCAACAAAACCAAGCACAGTACAAAGTTCACATAATTGGTTGCAACAAGCATGAAAGACTTCATGGGGCAGTCATGTTTGCATATTATCCTAACAAGAAACTGagagttggaaatagaaaatcacACCAAAACATGAAACTGAATAACTATATCAAAACATACCACTGGATAATAACTATTAAATATGCAACAAAACCCGCTTCACCAGAATAAGGAAACACGAATACTTACAGTGGAGAACAAGGCGTACGACCTCCATTGACATAGTACACAAATAAGTACGAGTCATAATGCTGTCCTCTTATGTAGTAGAACATCGGAAGTCTTCTGGCTAGCTTAAATAGCATCTTCTTGTAAAAGTTAATAGCAGGCTGGTTATATGAAATGACATGCAAATAAACACCCCTGCAATTCGATACGCTCGCAGCATGTTTAATCACCTCTCGGACCAGTGAAGATGCTGCAAGTGTGAACTCATGTGAGAATCGACTGAAACGCCACTAACAAACTGCGAAGCTAAGATAAGGAGACAGGGAAACAACCTATGCCGAGGTTTCTGTAGCTATCCACGACGCCCAGAGTTAGGATATAAAGGAGTGTTAGATCTTTGTGTGAGTTGTTGTACCTAAATAAATCCTCAATCTGCAGATTCAAATGGTTAGCTAGCTCCACTGAGACCACTGGCTAGATTTTCAGGAGCTGATTATATCGTACCTCGCTATCTTTCGCCGCAATCATCCTCGTGGTTACAAAGCCTATGAGCTCATCCCTGCCTTCGTCGGATCTGCTGGTGTCCACAGCACCCCAGGAAATGATACCATGGCCATTGACAACATTCAAGAAGAACTCTCGCTCGTACCTaaccaaaaataaaagaaacggGGATGATGATTAACGGGGCTAATAATGGGGAAATCTTCAGTCGGTCGCAACAACAAACTGTACAAGTAAACTTGCAAGCACCTTATGGGGAACAGCGCGAGATGAATCTTCTCAAGAACCTCGAGGTCGGAGGGCTGGATAGGGCGATACTCTATGGAGGGGTAAATTTCGGATCTCGGGTCCAACATGAGAAGCTCCGGTGACGACGGGACACCAGGTTATTCGCCAGGAGGCCCAGGGCGCCGGAGGGAGAGCCCGGCGTCGAGACGTGGCAACTCGTTGGCGCGCTTCGAGCGCGCGCTACGGCGAATCGCAGCAGCCTTTGCTGACAGCGGCGTGATGGAaagaggggaggaggcggcgcagcgTTAGAGGTTGATCGGTGTGAAAGAGTGGAACGGAGAGAAGAGTAGAGGGGACGAGAAGGCCGGATCGAGCGCACCGGTGGCCGGCGGAAGGGGGAGACCGGGGAGGGACCTGTATACGAGCGGCGGTGACCGGGAGGAGGAAAGGGAGAAGGAGACAGAGGGAGGCTAATCGGCTTGATTTAGTGGAAGCTAACCATGGTTGAGTACGACTATTACAGTaagtttttattactgttttttTGGGTGCAAATAGAACACTGACATTAAAAGAAAcatcaaacaatataaaactgtctaagaaaaacgaaaattacaacacGATCATTGAGAagctcttcatcttcaacctccagaccgtatCGACGGCGCGCTGCCGCTCCTCCCGAGTCGGCCTGACATTGTTGGTTGTGGACGGAAGTCGCTGAATGGGTCAAAAAGACCACATCGGCCCGGGAGATGAAAAAAATAGGATGAACTGCCGATGAAGTtccttgacgatccgaagatccccacaaCCAGATGAAATCCTCGAAGACCACACCACACCCACAAGCTTCTCGGCGTCGTCGTCGAGATAGGGTTGAAGCCGAAAAAACCTTATTGCacgagacgccgccaccaccacctaaaAGCCGCCCCTACAAACAAAAACCCTAAAGACGGGAAACGAAAACCCCAAAACTTGGAAACAGCGTCCTCCCGCTGACCAGATCGGAGGCGAACGCCGACACGAGGCAGAGGAACCCTAATCGCCCGAGGATCCCCTCACGAGGGAAGGGGTACGGTTCGCTCGCAGGCACTCACGTTTTAGTACAAGTGGCTTCTTCACCTCCAAAACGAAACTTATAGAGAACCAACATATAATTGAATGGTTAAAGAATAACTTTATTAAAGATACTAATAGACGTAGACATGCGTGCGTTTACATGGATAGGCCGAGAAGATTGCTTCAAGAAACTTAGCCACAACACATGTGTCATCCACACTGGTTGCTCCAAATCTCCACAAGGCATCATTGATTTCGAGCTCCTCCCAAATATATTTGGTGGTCTCGGAATGGGTGATGGATGGGTAGATCTCTAGATTCACTACCTTTTTGAAGCATGTTTTACGCTTGAGCATTGAGTTGTCCTCCTTCGTTTTTCAATGTTGGTGATGTTATCCACAACTTTATCATTGAAACCTCAATGATCTTTTTCTAAAGTTAGAGGTGAACACTTTTAAGATGTATCATCAACATTTCCAATGCATTGGGGTTTCTCCTCTCTTGAGATTTTTCTAGATAGGTATTTGAACATGTCATCATCTTTTCCTTTAACCCTTTGCATAATTAACATGACACTAAAACCTATTCATACAACTCATAAACACGTTTCTCTCAATCACTTGTAGTCAACATCAAAAGGCACTTAGGGGGTGAAGTTTTCCTATGAAAAATTACATTTCCATTTCCATGTAGAGCTAAATGAAAAAGTATCGCTAACCTAGCGAGTTGTAGCTGATTAGGTATCTTGATGACCACTAGTGGCCACCGAGAACACCGAACGGTTGTGAGGCAAACCAGTTTTATGAGGCACAACCAACGAAGAGGCAAGAAAATTGCTAAATGTGGCAACCAGAAGAAAAACGAACCAACACACAAACATTGAGAGCGGTCTTGGTCAATATCAATAGTCCCCGTAAAGCCTATTAGCATCATTGAGTCACAAGCGAGAGGGGGTGTTACGGTATGTGTGGATCCCACATTCTTTCCTATCATTTCAGACGTTTGGTACTACTAGTTAGAATATGAAACTTAACATGGTATTCGAGCAGATGTC includes:
- the LOC124692913 gene encoding histone acetyltransferase MCC1-like isoform X4, with the translated sequence MLDPRSEIYPSIEYRPIQPSDLEVLEKIHLALFPIRYEREFFLNVVNGHGIISWGAVDTSRSDEGRDELIGFVTTRMIAAKDSEIEDLFRYNNSHKDLTLLYILTLGVVDSYRNLGIASSLVREVIKHAASVSNCRGVYLHVISYNQPAINFYKKMLFKLARRLPMFYYIRGQHYDSYLFVYYVNGGRTPCSPLGFLKMLVAKFWSKEGKSIPRWSRCKESSTLLASQNNNKRIISGEDTRSHV
- the LOC124692913 gene encoding histone acetyltransferase MCC1-like isoform X1, which codes for MLDPRSEIYPSIEYRPIQPSDLEVLEKIHLALFPIRYEREFFLNVVNGHGIISWGAVDTSRSDEGRDELIGFVTTRMIAAKDSEIEDLFRYNNSHKDLTLLYILTLGVVDSYRNLGIASSLVREVIKHAASVSNCRGVYLHVISYNQPAINFYKKMLFKLARRLPMFYYIRGQHYDSYLFVYYVNGGRTPCSPLLQLHCGHLAPYGTFGVASRECLIREIVTSFVVDFRGFLKMLVAKFWSKEGKSIPRWSRCKESSTLLASQNNNKRIISGEDTRSHV
- the LOC124692913 gene encoding histone acetyltransferase MCC1-like isoform X2, yielding MLDPRSEIYPSIEYRPIQPSDLEVLEKIHLALFPIRYEREFFLNVVNGHGIISWGAVDTSRSDEGRDELIGFVTTRMIAAKDSEIEDLFRYNNSHKDLTLLYILTLGVVDSYRNLGIASSLVREVIKHAASVSNCRGVYLHVISYNQPAINFYKKMLFKLARRLPMFYYIRGQHYDSYLFVYYVNGGRTPCSPLLQLHCGHLAPYGTFGVASRECLIRGFLKMLVAKFWSKEGKSIPRWSRCKESSTLLASQNNNKRIISGEDTRSHV
- the LOC124692913 gene encoding histone acetyltransferase MCC1-like isoform X3; its protein translation is MLDPRSEIYPSIEYRPIQPSDLEVLEKIHLALFPIRYEREFFLNVVNGHGIISWGAVDTSRSDEGRDELIGFVTTRMIAAKDSEIEDLFRYNNSHKDLTLLYILTLGVVDSYRNLGIASSLVREVIKHAASVSNCRGVYLHVISYNQPAINFYKKMLFKLARRLPMFYYIRGQHYDSYLFVYYVNGGRTPCSPLEIVTSFVVDFRGFLKMLVAKFWSKEGKSIPRWSRCKESSTLLASQNNNKRIISGEDTRSHV